Part of the Candidatus Hydrogenedentota bacterium genome is shown below.
TGAGACGCGAGTCGGGATACGACGACTAGTATGCAGAACATCGGACGCCAAATAGGACTTGCGTCAACTGAACACTCCGCACTGGTTCACCGAGTCGGACCAGCGCGTCGTATCTTGGTTCACGGCGTGTTGATCACCCTTTGCATTCCTTTTGTCTTACCCCTGGTTTGGATGCTTTCCACTTCGCTTAAAGATGACAAGCAAGTCTACGGATCATCGAACCAACAGGCTGTTGTGTCGATTGCGAGTCTAGTACCCAATCCGGTGAAGTGGAGCAATTACTACGACGCGGTCCACACGGTTCCCTTGGGTACCTATCTTAAGAATACGCTCATCCTATGCGCGTGCGTGGTTGCAGGTACTGTGGCATCGAGCGCCGTGGTAGCCTACGGCTTTGCCCGCCTGCGGTTTCCCGGCCGAAATCTTCTGTTTATGTTGATGATTGGGACCATGGCCTTGCCAAGCCAAGTTACCATGATTCCGGTCTTTGCGCTTTTCCGCTCGCTTGGTTGGTACGGGACATACCTGCCGCTCGTCGTACCATCTCTATTCGGATCTGCCTTCTACATTTTCCTAATGCGCCAGTTCTTCCAGACCATTCCCGAAGAGCTATCCGAGGCCGCTCGAATCGACGGGGCGGGGGAGTGGCGTGTCTTTTGGCAAATCATGTTGCCGCTGGCAAAACCCGCTATGGCCACGTGCGCGCTCTTTCAATTCCTCGGAACATGGAACGACTACTTCGGGCCGCTTCTCTATATAAATGACCCCTCGAGATACACGCTCGCTTATGGCCTGGAGCAGTTCATGTCCAGCTACGGCGGCGAGTGGACCCAACTCATGGCGGCAGCGACGATTTTTACGCTCCCGATCGTTATCCTATTCTTTCTGACGCAGCGAACCTTCATTCAGGGCATCGCGACCACAGGGGGGAAATCCTGATGCGAGCCTTACGCTGCAAGCCAGAGGCAATCGGATACACAGATGCGGCCGCTGCCCGGACTATGGCGGCAGTAACGCCCTGGGAAACGCGCATCGGGGAGGATCACGAAGTCATGAGTGCAGTGCCATCGGAATCGAAAGTGAGAAGGAGTATTTCGGGGGTCCGTGGGACAGAGGAAACACTGACCGGGGATGAGGTAGAGAGGTACGCAAGCGCGTACGGTACTTATCTTCGCGATGTTTCCGACACGAACACGATTGTAGTTGGCCGCGATACGCGTCCTACCTCAAAGGCGTATCTCGAACGCGTCATCGATGCGCTCCTTGCCGGAGGTTGGGACGTCATCGACCTTGGCGTGGTTCCGACTCCGACTGTTCAGTTGGCGATTCACCGGCTC
Proteins encoded:
- a CDS encoding carbohydrate ABC transporter permease → MLSTSLKDDKQVYGSSNQQAVVSIASLVPNPVKWSNYYDAVHTVPLGTYLKNTLILCACVVAGTVASSAVVAYGFARLRFPGRNLLFMLMIGTMALPSQVTMIPVFALFRSLGWYGTYLPLVVPSLFGSAFYIFLMRQFFQTIPEELSEAARIDGAGEWRVFWQIMLPLAKPAMATCALFQFLGTWNDYFGPLLYINDPSRYTLAYGLEQFMSSYGGEWTQLMAAATIFTLPIVILFFLTQRTFIQGIATTGGKS